The bacterium sequence CTCTGGGTACAACTTGTCTTTATGCCACTCGACGACCGGAAGAAGCCGAACGAGCCGACCGTGTGCTTATCCTAGAATCAGGGAGGATCACCGCCCAAGGCACCCCCGATGAGCTGAAATCGCAAGTCATACCCGACCGAGTAGCCATTGAGACGCTTGACCCCGATGGCGTAAGAGATCTTTTAACCCCCTTCGAAGTAGTCGTCCGCCAAACCAGCAAAGGCCTAATCCTCCACGCCAAAGACGGCCAAGCCACCGCCGCCCGCCTCCTCCGAGATGGCTACGGCATTGTAAAAACCATCACCCTTCTCCGCCCCACTATGTCCGATGCTTGGGACCACCTAACGTTAGGGCAGTAGGCTAAAGGCGTAGTCGTCTGCGATTCAATAATAGGTGGTTGCTTCGGCACAAGCATCTTTGCAATGACATAGAACGTGGTTTCTTTAGCCTTTCGCCTTAAAGGTTTCCAACGCGATATCATAGACTATTCTTAGGGGCACATTATTCGAAAGGGCGGCGGATCGGCAGTCTTCGAATTCGGGGGCGGTGGTTAGTATTTGGCTGTTGTATTCGCCGATCTTTATGCGGATAGGACCGTATGGGGTTTCGACGGTTTCCCATCGCCTATCGAGGCAGGTTCGGCGTAGGGTGGAGTAGCGGACACCAAATGAGGTGCTTTCTGCAAGGATGATTTCGATTAGGGAGTTCTTCTTTTCAGGGCCACAAAGTACTGAGAGTAGAAATCCAGGTCGGCCTTTTTTCATTGTGGTGGGTACGAAATGGGCATCTAAGGCACCGACTTCTAGTAGACGTTCCAGAAGAAAGCCTGCCCACTCAGGACTCATATCATCTAAATTGGTTTCAAGCAAAACCACTTCATGTTCGGCAAGTGGAGTGTTGGCTTCTCCCACAAAAGCGCGTACGATGTTAGGGATATCCGATTCGCGCATGCCCGCGCCATATCCGACTGCTTCAAATGACATCGCAGGCTGCGATCCAAAACTCTCCGCTAAGGCGGCAACAATAGCGGCCCCTGTTGGGGTGACGGTTTCTCCCTGAATGTCGACCCCATAGGTTGGTTTGCCTTTAAGCAATTCAACCACTGCGGGGGCGGGAAGCGGGATTAGGCCGTGAGAGCTTTTGATCGTTCCGTATCCCATCGGTAGAGCTGAAGAATACACTTTATCGATCCCTAATAGCTCTAACGCAAGGCAGACGCCGACGATATCGACAATCGCATCGACTGCTCCGACTTCATGAAAATGCACGTGATCGACTGTCGAGCCATGTACCTTAGCCTCAGCTTCAGCAAGAAGCCGAAAGATTTTAAGCGCGCGTTCAGTGGCTCGTTTGGGAAGATTTGCAGTTAGAATTATCTTTTCGATATCCCCCAAATGCCTCGAAGGTTGATCGTCATTGGCGGTCACGCAAAGCCGTTTGGCAGCCAGAACGCCAACTTGAGCCGGTTTGATTGATAGTTCCCAATTCGATATAGCCATCAAATGAAGCTGGGTTGTTAATTCATCTAATGGCGCTCCGGCGTCAATTAACGCTCCTAGCGCCATATCTCCGGCGATGCCGCCGATGCAGTCGAAGTAAGCTATTCTCATGATATGCATTATACCGGTGCGGTTTGCATATTCGCGCCGAGGTACAATCGGTCTGTGAACAATCCTAAAGTAATCGTTATAGGCGGCGGACCCGGCGGGATATTGGCAGCCGGCACAGCCGCACAACATGGCGCGCAAGTTATTCTTCTTGAGAAGGGTCCAAAACTGGGGCGAAAGCTGCGCATCAGTGGTAAAGGGCGTTGCAATATCACCAATACTGCTGAAATTCAGGCGTTTGTTGATGCGTTCGCGCCGAACGGCAAGTTCCTTTACAGCGCTTTTTCCCAATACTTCCGTGACCATCTGTTGAAGTTCCTCAACCATATCGGTATTCAAACCAAAGTCGAGCGGGGCGGGCGTGTGTTTCCGGCTTCCGATAGCGCTATTGAAGTTGCCGATGCCCTTGAGAACTGGTTGAACTCTTGCGGGGTAAACATCAAGTTCAATACCCGGGTGAAATCGATTGTTTTGGAGAAGGGAAAAGCAGTCGGTGTTGAACTTTACGGGACAAAACTTGATGCGGATGCAGTTATTTTGGCCACAGGTGGCGCATCCTATCCTAAAACCGGTTCAAGCGGTGATGGATATGCGATGGCGAAAGAACTCGGTCATACGATTATCCCGCCAAAGCCTGCTTTGTCGGCGTTGGTTACGGGGGAGCATTGGGTGACAGAACTAAAGGGTTTGTCGCTTAAAAATGTAGAAGCCAGCTTGGTTTCTGTGGTCGGATCAGCAAAACCGAAGGTTATTGCCAAAGAGTTTGGCGAGATGCTATTTACACACTTCGGCATTTCCGGCCCGATTATATTAACCCTCAGTCGGAAGGTTCCGTCAATTCTTGAGCAGGGCAAAGCCTATGTAAGCATCGACCTTAAACCAGCCCTCACTCCTGAACAGCTTCATGCCCGTTTTATCCGAGATTTCACTCAAACCCAGCATTTTAAAAATTACTTGCCGGAATTGCTTCCCAAATCGATGGCTGAGCCTTTCCTTAAGATCACCAACATCTCACCCGATAAACCC is a genomic window containing:
- the larC gene encoding nickel pincer cofactor biosynthesis protein LarC, whose protein sequence is MRIAYFDCIGGIAGDMALGALIDAGAPLDELTTQLHLMAISNWELSIKPAQVGVLAAKRLCVTANDDQPSRHLGDIEKIILTANLPKRATERALKIFRLLAEAEAKVHGSTVDHVHFHEVGAVDAIVDIVGVCLALELLGIDKVYSSALPMGYGTIKSSHGLIPLPAPAVVELLKGKPTYGVDIQGETVTPTGAAIVAALAESFGSQPAMSFEAVGYGAGMRESDIPNIVRAFVGEANTPLAEHEVVLLETNLDDMSPEWAGFLLERLLEVGALDAHFVPTTMKKGRPGFLLSVLCGPEKKNSLIEIILAESTSFGVRYSTLRRTCLDRRWETVETPYGPIRIKIGEYNSQILTTAPEFEDCRSAALSNNVPLRIVYDIALETFKAKG
- a CDS encoding NAD(P)/FAD-dependent oxidoreductase translates to MNNPKVIVIGGGPGGILAAGTAAQHGAQVILLEKGPKLGRKLRISGKGRCNITNTAEIQAFVDAFAPNGKFLYSAFSQYFRDHLLKFLNHIGIQTKVERGGRVFPASDSAIEVADALENWLNSCGVNIKFNTRVKSIVLEKGKAVGVELYGTKLDADAVILATGGASYPKTGSSGDGYAMAKELGHTIIPPKPALSALVTGEHWVTELKGLSLKNVEASLVSVVGSAKPKVIAKEFGEMLFTHFGISGPIILTLSRKVPSILEQGKAYVSIDLKPALTPEQLHARFIRDFTQTQHFKNYLPELLPKSMAEPFLKITNISPDKPLNKITAPERTQIVETLKGLRLSIRGMRPIDEAIVTAGGVSIKEVDPKTMMSKLVPALFFAGEVLDIDAETGGYNLQAAFSTGYVAGKSAANFGEK